A genomic segment from Coccinella septempunctata chromosome 3, icCocSept1.1, whole genome shotgun sequence encodes:
- the LOC123309894 gene encoding spondin-1-like, with the protein MMNAWLTFLSILLIQQVDVRALNRCNRTPDGILRPKNSDGIKYTIEISDDPDSYVAGETYTVILKGNPLIGSKHMFKEFMLSVEPENMDNQMELGHTRVGYFRLVNHQLSKFSSMCENTITQTNSVSKDFIQVYWIAPPTGSGCVAFRATVVENKESWFSEDGLLTKIMCEEASENEDLQPVVLEECCACDEAKYELVFEGLWTRNTHPQDYPSNIWYTKFGDIVGASHGYDQSFWKYEDYASESLKILGERGDTRSLEKELKEKMGKSVRTIIKANGLRYPNITGKTFAFFRVDAKNHLISIVTKITPSPDWILGVSNFELCRDDCTWTEKRVLNLYPWDIGTDDGLSYNSPNEPLSEPKTIQKIRTDSPNSPFFDQEGKEMKPFAKLYLTRLKTYKKECAEEQVTTSDPSEMTTTEEEKCPTTDWSEPSPCSVTCGKGTMLTEREFLNPEDGEDEECIQLKPLRNVYPCNMGKCLLPANDTKCELTEWSEWSSCTVPCGIGTKTRDKKFKYPEFSDECENNNPSDLQENGECDNDGKVCEETETENPKCADLKWGDWSICNTTCGEGIKTRLRSSENSDKEEIEQLGCKNMEFVHCTEKCTEENSGQNVGGLDIANQVTTEIYSEPYGIVTNCKVSGWSIWGPCELPNGKCGKGRKYAHRQIEQHPMNGGKPCPSKLIRSRLCQVSCHPRKQHVTTSPTTLETTVPTEPTKLEDEPVDCVMSDWSQWSPCSFNCGDSAVQQRTRSIRIYPKNGGKPCGSRLDERNCPLPLACSDKGVPII; encoded by the exons TTATACTTAAGGGCAACCCCTTAATTGGCAGCAAACACATGTTCAAAGAGTTCATGCTATCAGTGGAACCAGAAAATATGGATAATCAAATGGAACTCGGTCATACTAGAGTAGGATATTTCAGACTGGTTAACCATCAACTCTCAAAATTCAGCAGTATGTGCGAGAATACCATCACCCAGACTAATTCTGTTTCTAAAGACTTCATTCAA GTTTACTGGATTGCACCCCCTACAGGTAGTGGATGTGTGGCATTTAGAGCTACTGTGGTTGAGAATAAAGAGAGCTGGTTCAGTGAAGACGGACTCTTGACCAAAATCATGTGCGAGGAAGCTTCGGAAAATGAGGATTTGCAGCCGGTGGTTCTCGAAGAATGTTGTGCTTGCGATGAAGCCAAATACGAG CTCGTATTTGAAGGTTTGTGGACAAGAAACACCCACCCTCAAGACTATCCTTCCAATATATGGTACACTAAGTTTGGAGATATTGTGGGGGCTTCACATGGCTACGATCAATCCTTCTGGAAATATGAAGATTATGCAAGTGAAAGTTTGAAAATCTTAGGTGAAAGAGGTGATACCAGAAGTCTTGAAAAGGAACTGAAAGAGAAAATG GGAAAATCTGTAAGGACTATCATCAAGGCTAATGGCTTAAGATACCCGAATATAACAGGGAAAACCTTCGCATTCTTCAGAGTCGACGCaaaaaaccatctgatttcaATCGTCACGAAAATCACTCCTTCCCCGGATTGGATTCTGGGAGtgtcaaattttgaattatgtcgTGACGATTGCACTTGGACTGAGAAGAGGGTCTTGAATTTGTATCCATGGGATATTGGCACCGATGATGGTCTATCGTATAAT AGTCCCAATGAACCTTTGTCTGAACCCAAGACCATTCAGAAAATAAGAACCGACAGTCCAAATTCGCCATTTTTCGATCAAGAAGGCAAAGAAATGAAGCCGTTTGCAAAACTGTATCTTACCAGACTGAAGACATACAAAAAAGAATGTGCTGAAGAGCAAGTCACAACGAGTGATCCGTCAGAAATGACTACAACGGAAGAAGAAAAATGTCCCACCACGGATTGGTCTGAACCGTCGCCCTGCTCAGTGACTTGTGGAAAGGGAACTATGTTAACGGAGAGAGAATTTCTTAATCCTGAAGATGGCGAAGATGAGGAGTGTATCCAGTTGAAGCCTTTGAGAAATGTATATCCTTGCAATATGGGTAAATGTCTTCTGCCAGCCAACGATACGAAATGCGAACTAACGGAATGGAGCGAATGGTCCAGCTGTACTGTTCCTTGTGGAATAGGAACGAAAACGCGTGATAAGAAGTTCAAATATCCCGAGTTTAGCGATGAATGCGAGAATAACAATCCTTCAGATTTACAGGAAAACGGGGAATGTGACAACGACGGGAAGGTCTGCGAGGAAACTGAAACAGAG AACCCCAAATGCGCAGATTTGAAGTGGGGAGATTGGAGTATTTGTAATACAACATGTGGAGAAGGAATTAAGACAAGATTGAGATCATCGGAGAATAGCGACAAGGAAGAAATTGAACAACTGGGGTGTAAAAACATGGAGTTTGTTCATTGTACAGAAAAATGCACAGAAG aaaattcagGACAGAATGTTGGTGGGTTGGATATTGCCAATCAAGTAActacagaaatatattcagagCCTTATGGTATAGTTACCAATTGCAAAGTATCTGGATGGTCTATTTGGGGTCCATGTGAATTACCGAATGGAAAATGTGGAAAGGGACGCAAGTATGCACATCGCCAAATAGAA CAACACCCAATGAACGGGGGAAAACCCTGCCCTAGTAAACTGATACGGTCAAGGCTGTGTCAAGTATCCTGTCATCCAAGGAAACAACATGTCACAACAAGTCCAACGACATTAGAAACCACTGTTCCTACAGAACCCACGAAATTAGAGGATGAGCCTGTCGACTGCGTTATGTCTGATTGGTCACAGTGGTCACCTTGCAGTTTCAATTGTGGTGATTCTGCTGTTCAACAAAGGACAAGAAGCATCAGAATCTACCCAAAAAATGGTGGGAAACCATGCGGATCAAGGCTTGATGAGAGAAATTGCCCCCTTCCTTTAGCTTGCTCGGACAAAGGTGTACCTATTATATAA